One genomic window of Magnolia sinica isolate HGM2019 chromosome 3, MsV1, whole genome shotgun sequence includes the following:
- the LOC131238808 gene encoding uncharacterized protein LOC131238808, whose amino-acid sequence MACRRMWVDEGMTDPLHALELEMSNERDGNSTDFVTVNHGCKTRYYLLMPKTDLDFVGYTLFLGFVIDRLHHYLQKLFGLRTTVGASKQEVEKLQKEHKHFKEKEERASQEIRLLQEEVSNLTEKLQKMKLELEEKEKQAASAEAHVSALQKQAEDLLLEYDRLLEDNQNLQSQALAYRG is encoded by the exons ATGGCGTGTAGGAGGATGTGGGTTGATGAAGGGATGACCGATCCGCTGCATGCATTGGAATTGGAAATGTCGAACGAGCGTGATGGGAATTCAACAGATTTTGTGACAGTTAATCATGGTTGTAAAACTCGATACTATCTTCTTATG CCTAAGACTGATTTGGATTTTGTAGGTTACACCCTTTTTCTTGGATTCGTCATTGATCGCTTGCACCACTATCTTCAAAAGCTATTTGGTTTGAGGACGACAGTTGGAGCTTCCAAACAGGAAGTCGAGAAACTTCAGAAAGAGCACAAACAtttcaaagaaaaggaagagagagctTCCCAGGAAATAAGGCTGCTCCAGGAGGAGGTCTCTAATCTAACGGAGAAGCTTCAAaaaatgaaattggaattggaagAAAAGGAGAAACAGGCTGCGTCTGCGGAAGCTCATGTCTCTGCACTTCAAAAACAAGCCGAGGACCTACTTCTCGAGTATGACCGTCTGTTGGAGGACAACCAAAACCTTCAGAGCCAGGCCCTGGCATACAGAGGTTGA